One window of the Amycolatopsis mediterranei genome contains the following:
- a CDS encoding winged helix-turn-helix transcriptional regulator has translation MTDAEHEALVADVFSAACASRAVLDHVTGRWGALALVALHDGVFRFNALRRRVEGVSEKMLAQTLQALERDGFVHREARPTIPPHVEYSLTPAGQEVARRLMGLIEVLEASVPDVMAAQARYDAAKAAGA, from the coding sequence GTGACCGACGCCGAGCACGAGGCGCTGGTGGCCGACGTGTTCAGTGCCGCGTGTGCGTCCCGGGCGGTGCTGGACCACGTCACGGGCCGGTGGGGCGCGCTGGCCCTCGTCGCGCTCCACGACGGGGTGTTCCGGTTCAACGCCCTGCGCCGCCGGGTGGAGGGGGTCAGCGAGAAGATGCTCGCCCAGACGCTGCAGGCCCTCGAGCGCGACGGCTTCGTGCACCGGGAGGCGCGTCCGACGATCCCGCCGCACGTCGAGTACAGCCTGACCCCCGCCGGGCAGGAGGTCGCGCGGCGGCTGATGGGACTGATCGAGGTCCTCGAGGCGAGCGTGCCCGACGTGATGGCGGCTCAGGCCCGCTACGACGCGGCCAAGGCGGCGGGCGCGTGA
- a CDS encoding alpha-L-arabinofuranosidase B produces MARQPRYVRKHPVAQALIVAGTLVTGLLAGGGTSQAATQGPCDIYAAGGTPCVAAHSTTRALYGAYTGPLYQVRRASDSATRDIAPLAAGGVANAATQDSFCAGTTCLITVIYDQSGRNNRLTQAPPGGFQGPAAGGYDNLANATAAPITVGGHKAYGVYVAPGTGYRNNNTNGIATGDQPEGMYAIFDGTHYNGGCCFDYGNAERNSRDNGNGTMEAIYFGNIKVWGYGAGNGPWIMADLENGLFSGVNQHYNANDPSISHRFLTAIIKGGQNRWAIRGGNAQSGGVSTFYDGVRPNVSGYNPMKKEGAIILGIGGDNSVGARGTFYEGVMTSGYPSEATENAVQANITAAGYATSSVGTGLTPGTSVSLRATTACCTDRYIHHTGSTVDTAVIGSGSSATEKGNASWTVRTGLGSGSCVSFESKNVAGQYLRHQNYRLYLQANDGSSLFAQDATFCPEAGHNGQGASLRSLNFADRYVRHYDNIVYIAADGGPNTFDNANAYSDDVSWLVSSPWAS; encoded by the coding sequence ATGGCACGACAGCCGAGATATGTCCGTAAGCACCCCGTCGCGCAGGCCCTGATCGTCGCCGGCACGCTCGTCACCGGCCTGCTCGCCGGTGGCGGTACGTCCCAGGCGGCCACCCAGGGGCCGTGCGACATCTACGCCGCAGGCGGCACGCCCTGCGTCGCCGCGCATTCCACGACCCGGGCACTGTACGGCGCCTACACCGGTCCGCTGTACCAGGTCAGGCGCGCGTCGGACAGCGCCACGCGCGACATCGCCCCCTTGGCCGCGGGCGGCGTCGCCAACGCCGCGACGCAGGATTCGTTCTGTGCCGGAACCACCTGCCTGATCACCGTCATCTACGACCAGTCCGGCCGGAACAACCGCCTCACGCAGGCGCCGCCGGGTGGGTTCCAGGGTCCGGCCGCGGGCGGGTACGACAACCTCGCCAACGCCACCGCGGCACCGATCACCGTGGGCGGCCACAAGGCCTACGGCGTCTACGTGGCCCCGGGAACCGGCTACCGCAACAACAACACCAACGGTATCGCGACCGGTGATCAGCCGGAGGGCATGTACGCGATCTTCGACGGTACGCACTACAACGGCGGTTGCTGCTTCGACTACGGCAACGCCGAGCGCAACAGCCGGGACAACGGCAACGGCACGATGGAGGCCATCTACTTCGGCAACATCAAGGTCTGGGGCTACGGCGCCGGCAACGGCCCGTGGATCATGGCCGATCTGGAGAACGGCCTGTTCTCCGGGGTCAACCAGCACTACAACGCCAACGACCCGAGCATCAGCCACCGCTTCCTGACGGCGATCATCAAGGGTGGCCAGAACCGGTGGGCCATCCGCGGTGGCAACGCCCAGTCCGGCGGCGTGTCGACCTTCTACGACGGCGTGCGCCCGAACGTGTCGGGCTACAACCCGATGAAGAAGGAAGGGGCCATCATCCTGGGCATCGGCGGCGACAACAGCGTCGGCGCCCGCGGCACCTTCTACGAAGGCGTGATGACGTCCGGTTACCCGTCGGAAGCCACCGAAAACGCGGTGCAGGCCAACATCACCGCGGCCGGCTACGCCACGAGTTCCGTAGGCACCGGGCTGACGCCGGGCACGTCCGTCTCGCTGCGGGCCACCACCGCCTGCTGCACCGACCGCTACATCCACCACACGGGATCCACTGTGGACACCGCGGTGATCGGCAGCGGCAGCTCGGCCACCGAAAAGGGCAACGCGTCCTGGACCGTCCGGACCGGGCTCGGCAGCGGCTCGTGCGTGTCGTTCGAGTCGAAGAACGTGGCCGGGCAGTACCTGCGGCACCAGAACTACCGGCTGTACCTGCAGGCCAACGACGGGAGCTCGCTGTTCGCCCAGGACGCGACCTTCTGCCCGGAGGCCGGCCACAACGGCCAAGGTGCCTCGCTCAGATCGCTCAACTTCGCCGACCGGTACGTCCGCCACTACGACAACATCGTCTACATCGCCGCCGACGGCGGTCCGAACACCTTCGACAACGCCAACGCCTACAGTGACGACGTGAGCTGGCTCGTCAGCTCACCGTGGGCTTCCTGA
- a CDS encoding ABC transporter substrate-binding protein yields the protein MKRHPIIRLLSVAVAATTLAACSSGTAPSGGTGGTGAGGAFTVWDPYPQFDASSAWAKVVDKCGADAGVKIARQAFDTTDLTNKVLLAAQQNTAPNVLVVDNPVVSTLAEGGVLKSNADTGLDAAQAAPNLLAAADVKGQVYGVPIGANTLALYYNKAVLTGAGVDPASVRDWASLEAALAKVHAAGKKGITFSAIGTEEGSFQFLPWFWGSGANLTDLASAGAVSALAQWKSWLDKGYAPNSVVGNTQTTSWQEFATGDYAFAENGTWQLQNAKKAGFDYGVLPIPARAGGAAPAPTGGEFVTVPVQSSPDAEKTAGKIASCLTSPANVLDSDTALTYVSAVPSVQEKQVAAQPELKVWVDAVKVAKGRTGDNLGTRYPRISEPLWGAVQAALTGAKAPDAALAAAQATAASAK from the coding sequence ATGAAGCGTCACCCGATCATCCGGTTGCTGTCGGTGGCCGTCGCCGCGACGACACTGGCCGCCTGCTCCTCCGGGACGGCCCCCAGCGGGGGAACGGGCGGCACCGGCGCCGGCGGCGCGTTCACCGTCTGGGACCCCTATCCCCAATTCGACGCGAGCTCCGCCTGGGCGAAGGTCGTCGACAAGTGCGGCGCCGACGCCGGGGTCAAGATCGCGCGGCAGGCGTTCGACACGACCGACCTCACCAACAAGGTGCTGCTCGCCGCCCAGCAGAACACCGCGCCGAACGTCCTCGTGGTCGACAACCCGGTCGTGTCCACCCTGGCCGAGGGCGGGGTGCTCAAGTCCAATGCGGACACCGGGCTCGACGCCGCGCAGGCCGCCCCGAACCTGCTCGCCGCCGCCGACGTCAAGGGCCAGGTGTACGGCGTCCCGATCGGGGCGAACACGCTGGCCCTCTACTACAACAAGGCCGTGCTGACCGGGGCGGGTGTCGACCCGGCGTCCGTGCGCGACTGGGCCTCGCTCGAGGCCGCGCTGGCCAAGGTGCACGCCGCGGGCAAGAAGGGCATCACGTTCTCCGCCATCGGCACCGAAGAGGGCAGCTTCCAGTTCCTGCCGTGGTTCTGGGGCTCGGGCGCGAACCTGACCGACCTCGCTTCGGCCGGCGCGGTCTCGGCGCTCGCGCAGTGGAAGTCGTGGCTGGACAAGGGGTACGCCCCGAACTCGGTGGTCGGCAACACGCAGACCACCAGCTGGCAGGAGTTCGCGACGGGCGACTACGCCTTCGCCGAGAACGGCACCTGGCAGCTGCAGAACGCGAAGAAGGCGGGCTTCGACTACGGCGTCCTCCCGATCCCGGCGCGCGCCGGGGGAGCGGCCCCGGCGCCGACCGGCGGCGAGTTCGTCACCGTGCCCGTCCAGAGCAGCCCGGACGCCGAGAAGACCGCGGGCAAGATCGCGTCCTGCCTGACCAGCCCGGCCAACGTCCTCGACTCCGACACCGCGCTGACCTACGTCTCCGCCGTGCCGTCCGTGCAGGAGAAGCAGGTCGCCGCCCAGCCGGAGCTGAAGGTGTGGGTCGACGCGGTCAAGGTCGCGAAGGGCCGCACCGGCGACAACCTCGGCACCCGGTACCCGCGGATCTCCGAACCGCTCTGGGGTGCCGTGCAGGCCGCGCTCACCGGCGCGAAGGCCCCGGACGCCGCGCTCGCGGCCGCGCAGGCGACCGCCGCGTCGGCGAAGTAG
- a CDS encoding arabinan endo-1,5-alpha-L-arabinosidase produces MVGRSTSLTGPHADRNGVAMNSGGGTEILAGHGSIHRPGHQAVLAGNGGVLLVPAGY; encoded by the coding sequence ATGGTCGGCCGGTCCACCAGCCTCACCGGGCCCCACGCCGACCGCAACGGCGTGGCGATGAACTCCGGCGGCGGTACCGAAATCCTGGCCGGCCACGGCAGCATCCACCGGCCGGGCCACCAGGCGGTCCTCGCCGGCAACGGCGGCGTTCTGCTCGTCCCGGCTGGGTATTAA
- a CDS encoding SDR family oxidoreductase, with translation MIVVTGATGHLGRLVVEGLLEKVPADQVVAAVRTPEKAADLAERGVDVRHADYTDPESLVTAFKDADKVLLVSSSEVGQRVAQHQAVIEAAKQAGVRHLVYTSASRATTSKLAVAPEHKVTEELIEASGLTATILRNNWYNENYADTIKQAARTGSFVGSAGDGRVASATRADYAAAAVAVLTGEGHEGKIYELAGDVTWTNADLAAEIGKAAGREVTYTDLPADEHAKVLTQAGLPEPLVGFIVAIDGDIKDGLLAETTTDLRTLTGRPSTPIGVTVAEVVGTL, from the coding sequence ATGATCGTCGTCACCGGTGCCACCGGCCACCTCGGCCGCCTCGTCGTCGAAGGCCTGCTCGAGAAGGTGCCCGCCGACCAGGTCGTCGCCGCGGTCCGCACCCCGGAGAAGGCCGCCGACCTGGCCGAACGCGGCGTCGACGTCCGTCACGCGGACTACACCGACCCCGAAAGCCTGGTCACCGCGTTCAAGGACGCCGACAAGGTGCTGCTGGTCTCCAGCAGCGAGGTCGGCCAACGCGTCGCGCAGCACCAGGCGGTCATCGAAGCGGCGAAGCAGGCCGGTGTCCGCCACCTCGTCTACACCAGCGCATCCCGGGCGACGACGTCGAAGCTCGCGGTGGCCCCGGAGCACAAGGTGACCGAGGAACTCATCGAGGCCTCCGGCCTGACCGCCACGATCCTGCGCAACAACTGGTACAACGAGAACTACGCCGACACGATCAAGCAGGCTGCCCGGACCGGCAGCTTCGTGGGCAGTGCCGGTGACGGCCGCGTCGCCAGCGCCACCCGGGCCGACTACGCCGCCGCCGCGGTCGCGGTGCTGACCGGCGAGGGCCACGAGGGCAAGATCTACGAGCTCGCCGGCGACGTCACCTGGACGAACGCGGACCTCGCCGCCGAGATCGGCAAGGCCGCCGGCCGGGAGGTCACCTACACCGACCTGCCGGCCGACGAGCACGCCAAGGTCCTCACCCAGGCCGGCCTGCCGGAGCCGCTCGTCGGCTTCATCGTGGCGATCGACGGCGACATCAAGGACGGCTTGCTCGCCGAGACCACGACCGACCTGCGCACTCTGACCGGCCGCCCCAGCACGCCGATCGGCGTGACCGTGGCCGAGGTCGTCGGCACGCTCTGA
- a CDS encoding GDSL-type esterase/lipase family protein has protein sequence MRFRRTAVVLAVSASLLAPATAEAAPSGGAPPGWVTLTESSLEGVHGTAPDVTIRNVLTVTAAGTALRVRLSNPFGATAMTVRSVWAGRQPSTNSPALAPGSNHRATFGFRHTVTIPPGASVWTDPLPLPVRRGDHVAVSVYAPGAPVDDHTFPPPATDTPGSFTSAGPGDAGADESGSAYGPFAPGVLWWTDAISAVSPARGTIVALGDSITDGYNAFGGGPRWTDVLAERMETLPPWRRLSVANAGISGNTVSVQPNPYDPTGQCCGPPAPVRLDRDVLSLPGVRYVLLLEGTNDLGGGDNAPPAPAAQVIDAMRTIAGRVHAAGHRIVGATILPMCNAAGSAKEQARLAVDAWIRTSGTFDAVLDFDAVLRDPADPTVIRADWRTDCYHPNAAGDRILGDSIDLKVFAR, from the coding sequence ATGCGCTTCCGCCGAACCGCTGTGGTCCTGGCCGTTTCCGCTTCGCTGCTGGCTCCGGCGACAGCGGAAGCCGCGCCCTCGGGCGGGGCCCCACCGGGTTGGGTGACCTTGACCGAGTCCTCGCTCGAAGGCGTGCACGGCACCGCCCCCGACGTCACCATCCGCAACGTGCTCACCGTGACCGCCGCCGGGACGGCGCTGCGGGTGCGGCTGAGCAACCCCTTCGGCGCCACCGCGATGACCGTGCGGTCGGTGTGGGCCGGGCGGCAGCCGTCGACGAATTCGCCCGCGCTCGCGCCGGGATCGAACCACCGGGCCACCTTCGGCTTCCGGCACACCGTGACGATCCCGCCGGGCGCCAGCGTGTGGACCGACCCGCTGCCGTTGCCGGTCCGGCGCGGCGACCACGTCGCGGTGAGCGTCTACGCGCCGGGTGCGCCGGTCGACGACCACACCTTCCCGCCGCCGGCGACGGACACGCCCGGGTCGTTCACTTCGGCCGGGCCCGGTGACGCCGGAGCGGACGAGTCGGGGAGTGCGTACGGCCCCTTCGCGCCCGGCGTGCTGTGGTGGACGGACGCGATCAGCGCCGTGTCACCCGCCCGCGGCACGATCGTCGCCCTCGGCGACTCGATCACCGACGGCTACAACGCCTTCGGCGGCGGTCCGCGCTGGACCGACGTGCTCGCCGAGCGCATGGAGACGCTCCCGCCGTGGCGGCGGCTGTCGGTGGCCAACGCGGGCATCAGCGGCAACACCGTCAGCGTCCAGCCGAACCCGTACGACCCCACCGGCCAGTGCTGCGGGCCGCCCGCGCCGGTGCGGCTCGACCGGGACGTGCTTTCGCTGCCCGGCGTGCGGTACGTCCTGCTCCTGGAGGGGACGAACGACCTCGGCGGCGGCGACAACGCACCCCCGGCCCCGGCCGCGCAGGTCATCGACGCCATGCGCACCATCGCCGGGCGGGTGCACGCGGCGGGCCACCGGATCGTCGGCGCGACGATCCTGCCGATGTGCAACGCGGCCGGCAGCGCGAAGGAACAGGCGCGGCTCGCGGTCGACGCCTGGATCCGGACGTCCGGGACGTTCGACGCGGTGCTCGACTTCGACGCCGTGCTGCGCGACCCGGCCGACCCGACGGTCATCCGCGCGGACTGGCGCACCGACTGCTACCACCCCAATGCGGCAGGCGACCGGATCCTCGGCGATTCGATCGACCTGAAGGTGTTCGCCCGCTGA
- a CDS encoding LacI family DNA-binding transcriptional regulator encodes MNIGEIARRAGVSRSTVSYALSGKRPVSAATVQRINDVIAELGYRPNASARALAEGRTRTLGLVVPPASRRLTDVQLGFVGSVVDAAAAHDLDVLLSPSGGDHDRSFERIVTGRRVDGVILMEILLEDPRVERLSQASLPFVTIGHVEHPGASWWVDVDYGALITRCVHHLADLGHEEVVLINRSAELVAAGYGPALRSATGFLDATAARGLTARTVCCADEAAAGLACFEQIRTQWPSVTAAVTINEAALPGVQRALHRAGLEVPRDFSLTGVIAERLAEDFHPPLTAADVPAVELGRLAVDLLLAQIADAGAEPRHALLEPPISLRSSTGARRHG; translated from the coding sequence ATGAACATCGGGGAGATCGCGCGCCGCGCCGGGGTTTCGCGCAGCACCGTGTCCTACGCCCTCAGCGGCAAGCGACCGGTCTCGGCGGCCACCGTGCAGCGCATCAACGACGTCATCGCCGAACTCGGCTACCGGCCCAACGCCAGCGCCCGCGCCCTGGCCGAAGGCCGCACACGCACGCTGGGCCTGGTCGTGCCGCCGGCCAGCCGCCGGTTGACCGACGTCCAGCTGGGGTTCGTCGGCAGCGTCGTCGACGCGGCCGCCGCCCACGACCTCGACGTCCTGCTCTCCCCCAGCGGCGGCGACCACGACCGGTCGTTCGAGCGCATCGTGACCGGGCGGCGGGTCGACGGCGTGATCCTGATGGAGATCCTCCTCGAAGACCCGCGGGTCGAGCGGCTGAGCCAGGCGAGCCTGCCGTTCGTGACGATCGGCCACGTCGAGCACCCCGGGGCGTCCTGGTGGGTCGACGTCGACTACGGCGCGCTGATCACGCGCTGCGTGCACCACCTGGCGGACCTCGGCCACGAAGAGGTGGTACTCATCAACCGTTCGGCCGAGCTCGTCGCGGCGGGCTACGGTCCCGCCCTGCGCTCGGCGACCGGGTTCCTCGACGCCACCGCGGCACGGGGGCTGACGGCGCGAACGGTGTGCTGCGCGGACGAAGCGGCCGCGGGCCTGGCCTGCTTCGAGCAGATCCGGACGCAGTGGCCTTCGGTGACGGCGGCGGTGACGATCAACGAAGCGGCCCTGCCGGGCGTCCAGCGCGCGCTGCACCGGGCGGGCCTGGAGGTCCCGCGCGACTTTTCGCTGACGGGGGTGATCGCCGAGCGCCTGGCCGAAGACTTCCACCCCCCGCTGACGGCGGCGGACGTGCCCGCGGTGGAACTGGGACGGCTGGCGGTGGACCTGCTGCTGGCCCAGATCGCGGACGCCGGCGCGGAACCCCGGCACGCGCTGCTGGAGCCACCGATCTCGCTGCGGTCGAGCACGGGCGCCCGGCGCCACGGCTGA
- a CDS encoding carbohydrate ABC transporter permease has protein sequence MQDTREPVTVRPAARAPGRTGRRRPQLLAWAFLAPLVAYLVLCYGYPLVTNVDLSLRSYTVRTFVHGGAPLVWFDNYATVFADPTFRTALLDTLVFTAASLLFQYGFGLALAVFFARHFRLGPTLRALFLVPWLLPLIVSGSTWAWLLNSESGVVNSVLGWFGAGRIDWLTSPSWSLVSVIIANIWIGVPFNLVVLHSGLQNIPAEVYEAASLDGAGAWQRFRHVTFPLLRPVSAITLLLGLVYTLKVFDVIWIMTKGGPGGSSTTLATWSYQLGFGSMLPRFGPSAAVGNVLILLALVAGLLYIRAQRRQEEP, from the coding sequence GTGCAGGACACCCGTGAACCGGTGACCGTCCGTCCGGCCGCGCGAGCGCCCGGGCGGACGGGCCGCCGCCGGCCGCAGCTGCTCGCGTGGGCGTTCCTCGCCCCGCTCGTCGCCTACCTCGTGCTCTGCTACGGCTATCCGCTGGTGACGAACGTCGATCTCAGCCTGCGCAGCTACACGGTCCGCACCTTCGTCCACGGCGGGGCGCCGCTGGTCTGGTTCGACAACTACGCAACCGTGTTCGCCGATCCGACCTTCCGCACCGCCCTGCTCGACACGCTCGTCTTCACGGCCGCGTCGCTGCTGTTCCAGTACGGCTTCGGCTTGGCACTGGCGGTGTTCTTCGCCCGCCACTTCCGGCTGGGTCCGACACTGCGCGCGCTGTTCCTCGTGCCCTGGCTGCTGCCGCTGATCGTCTCGGGATCGACCTGGGCGTGGCTGCTCAACAGCGAGTCCGGGGTGGTCAACTCCGTGCTGGGCTGGTTCGGCGCCGGCCGGATCGACTGGCTGACGTCGCCGTCGTGGTCGCTGGTCTCGGTGATCATCGCCAACATCTGGATCGGCGTGCCGTTCAACCTCGTCGTGCTGCACAGCGGCCTGCAGAACATCCCGGCCGAGGTGTACGAGGCGGCGTCGCTCGACGGCGCCGGGGCGTGGCAGCGGTTCCGGCACGTCACCTTCCCGCTGCTGCGCCCGGTTTCGGCGATCACCCTGCTGCTGGGGCTGGTCTACACGCTCAAGGTGTTCGACGTCATCTGGATCATGACCAAGGGCGGGCCCGGCGGGTCGTCGACCACCCTGGCCACCTGGTCCTACCAGCTCGGGTTCGGCAGCATGCTGCCGCGGTTCGGGCCCAGCGCGGCCGTGGGCAACGTGCTCATCCTGCTGGCCCTGGTCGCGGGCCTGCTCTACATCCGCGCGCAGCGCAGGCAGGAGGAGCCGTGA
- a CDS encoding manganese catalase family protein, with product MFRHTKLLQFEAKPEKPDAVYAHKLQELIGGAFGEMTVTMQYLFQGWNCRIEGKYKDLIMDTATEEIGHVEMLATMVARLLEGAPATATAEAVKDPVMAAMIGGMDVQQAIVAGGGALPADSNGYPWNGRYIVASGNLLADFRANAAAEAQGRLQTARLYNMTDDPGVKAMLKFNLARDTVHQKQWLAAIEELKADGLEGDIVPDALLDEEDQTHNHTIWHLSDGPDGAKGASWTTDAGIEYLMDPEPLGGPGTAPKPDPALFGTYAPLQDAKGTAKGKAKSVKNKLT from the coding sequence GTGTTCCGTCACACGAAGCTGCTGCAGTTCGAAGCCAAGCCCGAAAAGCCGGATGCCGTCTACGCCCACAAGCTCCAGGAGCTCATCGGCGGCGCGTTCGGTGAGATGACCGTGACGATGCAGTACCTGTTCCAGGGCTGGAACTGCCGCATCGAGGGCAAGTACAAAGACCTGATCATGGACACCGCCACCGAAGAAATCGGCCACGTCGAAATGCTCGCCACCATGGTCGCCCGGTTGCTGGAAGGCGCCCCCGCCACGGCCACCGCCGAAGCGGTCAAGGACCCGGTGATGGCCGCGATGATCGGCGGGATGGACGTCCAGCAGGCCATCGTCGCCGGTGGTGGGGCGTTGCCCGCCGACAGCAACGGCTACCCCTGGAACGGCCGGTACATCGTCGCCTCCGGCAACCTGCTCGCCGACTTCCGCGCCAACGCCGCCGCCGAAGCCCAGGGCCGGCTGCAGACCGCGCGGCTGTACAACATGACCGACGACCCCGGCGTCAAGGCCATGCTCAAGTTCAACCTCGCCCGCGACACCGTCCACCAGAAGCAGTGGCTGGCCGCCATCGAAGAACTCAAGGCCGACGGGCTGGAAGGCGACATCGTCCCGGACGCCCTGCTCGACGAAGAGGACCAGACCCACAACCACACCATCTGGCACCTCTCCGACGGTCCCGACGGCGCGAAGGGCGCCAGCTGGACGACCGACGCCGGCATCGAATACCTCATGGACCCCGAACCGCTCGGCGGCCCGGGCACCGCACCGAAGCCCGACCCGGCGCTCTTCGGCACGTACGCGCCCTTGCAGGACGCCAAGGGCACGGCCAAGGGCAAGGCCAAGTCAGTCAAGAACAAGCTGACCTGA
- the glgX gene encoding glycogen debranching protein GlgX produces the protein MQPWPGSPYPLGADYDGVGTNFALFSEVADRVDLCLFAPDGTETRIRLPEVDGFVHHGYLTGVGPGQEYGFRVHGPHDPGRGLRCNPAKLLLDPYAKAVTGRVDWDESVFGYRFGRPEERNDDDSAAHTVRAVVVNPYFDWANDRPPNVPYNESVIYEAHVRGLTKLHPDIPEELRGTYSGLAHPVMIEYLKTLGVTAVELMPVHQFLHDHALTERGLANYWGYNTIAFLAPHNEYAASIMPATPGSEVHEFKAMVRTLHEAGIEVILDVVYNHTAEGNHLGPTLSMRGIDNQAYYRLVENDPQYYMDYTGTGNSLNVRQPHTLQLIMDSLRYWVTEMHVDGFRFDLAATLAREFYDVDRLSTFFDLVQQDPIVSQVKLIAEPWDVGPGGYQVGNFPPLWTEWNGAYRDTVRDFWRGEPATLGEFASRITGSSDLYQSDGRRPFASINFVTAHDGFTLNDLVSYNEKHNEANGEDGRDGADDNRSWNCGAEGPTEDEKILDLRARQRRNLIATLLLSQGVPMILHGDELGRTQQGNNNAYCQDNELSWVDWSQLEHNRELFEFTSAVVDLRHQHPVFRRRRFFAGRPIRRGDELRDIAWFTPAGDEMTDQDWEAGFGRSIMVFLNGTAIPDLDARGERVVDDSFLLCFNAHDDDITMTVPDGEYGDEWAIVLDSATGEVFHRSVGGVLVGGVAGDQLATPRTIPGHGELVVGGRSLTVLLRTKEHYG, from the coding sequence GTGCAGCCTTGGCCCGGTTCCCCCTACCCGCTCGGAGCCGATTACGACGGCGTCGGCACCAACTTCGCGCTCTTCTCCGAGGTCGCCGACCGCGTCGACCTGTGCCTGTTCGCCCCGGACGGAACCGAGACCCGGATCCGGCTGCCGGAGGTCGACGGCTTCGTCCACCACGGCTACCTGACCGGCGTCGGCCCGGGCCAGGAGTACGGCTTCCGGGTCCACGGGCCGCACGACCCCGGCCGCGGACTGCGGTGCAACCCCGCCAAGCTGCTGCTCGACCCGTACGCCAAGGCCGTCACCGGCCGGGTGGACTGGGACGAATCCGTGTTCGGCTACCGCTTCGGCCGGCCCGAAGAGCGCAACGACGACGACTCGGCGGCGCACACCGTCCGCGCGGTCGTCGTCAACCCGTACTTCGACTGGGCCAACGACCGGCCGCCGAACGTGCCGTACAACGAGAGCGTCATCTACGAGGCCCACGTCCGCGGGCTGACGAAGCTCCACCCGGACATCCCGGAGGAGCTGCGGGGGACGTACTCCGGGCTGGCGCACCCGGTGATGATCGAGTACCTCAAGACCCTCGGCGTCACGGCCGTCGAGCTGATGCCGGTCCACCAGTTCCTGCACGACCACGCCCTCACCGAGCGCGGCCTGGCCAACTACTGGGGCTACAACACGATCGCCTTCCTCGCGCCGCACAACGAGTACGCGGCCTCGATCATGCCCGCGACCCCGGGCAGCGAGGTCCACGAGTTCAAGGCGATGGTGCGGACGCTGCACGAGGCCGGCATCGAGGTCATCCTCGACGTCGTCTACAACCACACGGCCGAGGGCAACCACCTCGGGCCGACGCTGTCCATGCGCGGCATCGACAACCAGGCCTACTACCGGCTGGTCGAAAACGACCCGCAGTACTACATGGACTACACCGGCACCGGGAACTCGCTCAACGTGCGCCAGCCGCACACCCTGCAGCTGATCATGGACTCGCTGCGGTACTGGGTGACGGAAATGCACGTCGACGGCTTCCGGTTCGACCTCGCCGCCACCCTCGCCCGCGAGTTCTACGACGTCGACCGGCTCTCGACGTTCTTCGACCTCGTCCAGCAGGACCCGATCGTCAGCCAGGTGAAGCTGATCGCCGAGCCGTGGGACGTCGGCCCCGGTGGCTACCAGGTCGGCAACTTCCCGCCGCTGTGGACCGAGTGGAACGGCGCCTACCGGGACACCGTCCGCGACTTCTGGCGCGGCGAGCCGGCGACGCTGGGCGAGTTCGCCTCCCGGATCACCGGCTCGTCGGACCTCTACCAGAGCGACGGCCGCCGCCCGTTCGCGTCGATCAACTTCGTCACCGCACATGACGGCTTCACCCTGAACGACCTGGTGTCCTACAACGAAAAGCACAACGAGGCCAACGGCGAGGACGGCCGCGACGGCGCCGACGACAACCGGTCGTGGAACTGCGGCGCGGAAGGCCCGACCGAGGACGAGAAGATCCTCGACCTGCGCGCCCGCCAGCGCCGGAACCTGATCGCCACCCTGCTGCTGTCGCAGGGCGTGCCGATGATCCTGCACGGCGACGAACTCGGCCGCACCCAGCAGGGCAACAACAACGCCTACTGCCAGGACAACGAGCTGTCCTGGGTGGACTGGTCACAGCTGGAGCACAACCGGGAGCTGTTCGAGTTCACCTCTGCGGTGGTGGACCTGCGCCACCAGCACCCGGTGTTCCGCCGCCGCCGCTTCTTCGCCGGCCGCCCGATCCGCCGCGGCGACGAGCTGCGCGACATCGCCTGGTTCACCCCGGCGGGCGACGAGATGACCGACCAGGACTGGGAGGCGGGCTTCGGGCGCAGCATCATGGTCTTCCTCAACGGAACGGCGATCCCCGACCTCGACGCCCGCGGAGAGCGCGTGGTCGACGACTCGTTCCTGCTCTGCTTCAACGCCCACGACGACGACATCACGATGACGGTCCCGGACGGCGAGTACGGCGACGAGTGGGCGATCGTGCTCGACTCGGCCACCGGCGAGGTGTTCCACCGGTCCGTGGGCGGCGTCCTGGTCGGCGGCGTGGCGGGCGACCAGCTCGCGACCCCGCGCACCATCCCGGGCCACGGCGAGCTGGTCGTCGGCGGCCGCTCGCTGACCGTGCTGCTGCGCACCAAGGAACACTACGGGTAA